Proteins encoded together in one Marinobacter sp. Arc7-DN-1 window:
- a CDS encoding DUF5676 family membrane protein yields the protein MLNTRLVTWALGLFTAVTFIVCVIYGLVTPQSLHMHTFLEQVLPGFKWLTWWGFLLGLIESFLYGAYAGLVFCPIYNRLHRHFGAGRSGD from the coding sequence ATGCTTAACACAAGACTGGTTACCTGGGCGCTGGGGCTGTTCACAGCGGTCACCTTCATTGTCTGCGTTATCTACGGACTGGTGACGCCCCAAAGCCTGCATATGCACACGTTTCTTGAGCAGGTGCTGCCAGGGTTCAAGTGGCTGACCTGGTGGGGATTTCTGCTCGGCTTGATTGAGAGTTTTCTGTATGGCGCCTATGCCGGGCTGGTGTTCTGCCCGATCTACAATCGACTTCACCGCCACTTCGGTGCCGGGCGAAGTGGGGACTGA
- a CDS encoding DUF2933 domain-containing protein: MEWLAENWFWVVIGILFVGMHMFGHGGHGGHGGGGHGGHGAPDKPDNPDKPDKPDKPDKPDRPSGHQH; the protein is encoded by the coding sequence ATGGAATGGTTAGCGGAAAACTGGTTCTGGGTGGTTATCGGCATCCTGTTCGTGGGCATGCACATGTTCGGCCACGGAGGGCATGGTGGTCACGGTGGGGGCGGGCACGGCGGACATGGCGCGCCAGACAAACCGGACAATCCAGACAAACCGGATAAGCCAGACAAACCGGACAAGCCGGACAGGCCCTCGGGCCATCAGCATTGA
- the ltrA gene encoding group II intron reverse transcriptase/maturase, giving the protein MKTEAARMGQGNQGGAGRNPAETGARVEADAEAHSWTNAEPNARMEQVLERPNLMRAYQRVVSNKGAAGVDQMPTTALKGHLQQHWPTVRERLLAGRYHPQPIRRVSIPKPQGGERVLGIPTVQDRLIQQALHQVLSPMLEPTFSDHSYGFRPGRSAHQAVKAMQQHINEGHRWVVDLDLAQFFDRVNHDVLMSLLARRITDRRILTLIRRYLEAGMLDGGVVSPRREGTPQGGPLSPLLSNVLLTELDRELERRGHRFCRYADDCNIYVRSKRAGHRIMASLTHYLETHLRLKINTEKSAVDRPWRRSYLGYSVSWHKQVRLRIAPKSLKAHQANLRQLLRRSRGRSLLTTIQHLNPVLRGWANYYRLTDSKRSVEAMDGWVRRRLRLILWRQWKRVHTRARNLMRLGLVEERAWKSATNGRGPWWNSGASHMNAALPKKVFNRLSLVSLLDTMTRLQSQP; this is encoded by the coding sequence ATGAAGACAGAAGCGGCCCGGATGGGTCAGGGCAATCAGGGAGGCGCCGGACGGAATCCGGCAGAGACTGGTGCCCGTGTCGAGGCAGACGCGGAGGCTCATTCGTGGACGAACGCGGAGCCGAACGCGCGGATGGAACAGGTGCTTGAGCGCCCGAACCTGATGCGTGCGTATCAGCGGGTGGTGTCCAACAAGGGCGCAGCTGGCGTCGATCAGATGCCCACAACGGCCCTGAAAGGCCACCTGCAACAGCATTGGCCAACGGTGCGTGAGCGCTTATTGGCCGGACGCTACCATCCTCAGCCCATACGCCGGGTCAGTATCCCCAAGCCGCAAGGCGGCGAACGGGTACTGGGTATTCCGACGGTACAAGATCGCCTGATTCAACAAGCCCTTCACCAAGTGCTGAGCCCGATGCTGGAACCGACCTTCTCGGATCACAGTTACGGCTTCCGGCCTGGGAGAAGTGCCCATCAGGCGGTCAAGGCGATGCAGCAGCACATCAATGAGGGCCACCGTTGGGTGGTCGATCTGGATCTGGCCCAGTTCTTTGACCGGGTCAACCACGATGTGCTGATGAGCCTGCTGGCTCGTCGCATCACCGACCGCCGGATACTGACCCTGATCCGACGTTATCTGGAAGCCGGCATGCTGGACGGTGGGGTGGTCAGCCCGAGACGGGAAGGGACGCCACAAGGCGGCCCGCTCTCGCCTCTGCTCTCCAATGTTCTTTTGACCGAACTGGACAGGGAGCTGGAGCGCCGGGGCCATCGGTTCTGCCGCTACGCGGACGACTGCAATATCTACGTTCGTAGCAAGCGAGCCGGGCACCGGATCATGGCCAGCCTCACCCACTATCTGGAAACGCACTTGCGCCTGAAGATCAACACGGAGAAAAGCGCCGTGGATCGGCCTTGGCGCCGGAGCTATCTGGGTTACAGCGTAAGCTGGCACAAACAGGTTCGGCTGAGGATTGCGCCCAAGAGCCTGAAAGCTCATCAGGCCAACCTGCGTCAGTTGCTCCGACGATCACGGGGGCGATCGCTGCTGACCACCATCCAACACCTGAATCCAGTGCTGCGAGGGTGGGCGAACTACTACCGCCTGACCGACTCAAAGCGCTCGGTAGAGGCGATGGACGGGTGGGTACGGCGACGACTCCGCCTGATCCTGTGGCGACAATGGAAGCGAGTTCACACTCGAGCTCGCAACCTGATGCGGCTTGGACTGGTGGAGGAACGGGCTTGGAAAAGCGCGACAAACGGGCGCGGGCCTTGGTGGAATAGCGGGGCATCGCATATGAATGCCGCACTCCCCAAGAAGGTCTTTAACCGCCTGTCTCTGGTAAGCTTGTTGGATACGATGACTCGGCTTCAGAGCCAGCCATGA
- the nhaA gene encoding Na+/H+ antiporter NhaA yields MSSGALSRSQLVAGLTTLGAMLLALLLDNSPVRAWYDIVHHVPVSLRVGEFAIDKPLILWINEGLMVFFFLLIALELKREVVEGQLATPKAIATPGFAALGGMAVPALIYTAFNAGDPEAMRGWAIPAATDAVLALTVLVLLGPRVPSSLKVFLVAVAIFDDLGAILVIALFYTEQLSTPSLVMAGFGITALVALNVFKVTRTAAYVVVGVFLWVTVLKSGVNATLAGVAIGLAIPMRATQGGRSFSPLRDTEQALNPWVALGVVPVFAFFNSGIVLSLASAATLGSPTSLGIALGLFAGKPLGILGFTWLAVRLGVARLPEAVSWRQLAGVALVAGIGFTMSLFIAGLAFPDPEAFRNARLSVIAGSLLSAAVGVVVLMKTTQPRFNPPEHS; encoded by the coding sequence GTGAGTTCCGGTGCCTTGTCGCGCTCGCAGCTTGTCGCCGGCCTGACCACGCTCGGGGCGATGTTGCTGGCGCTATTGCTCGACAACTCGCCCGTGCGAGCCTGGTATGACATCGTCCACCACGTGCCGGTGTCCCTGCGCGTAGGTGAGTTTGCCATCGACAAGCCGCTCATCCTCTGGATCAATGAGGGGCTGATGGTGTTCTTTTTCCTGCTCATTGCCCTGGAGCTGAAGCGCGAGGTGGTGGAAGGGCAACTGGCGACACCCAAGGCGATCGCCACACCCGGTTTCGCCGCCCTGGGCGGCATGGCAGTCCCCGCGCTGATCTACACTGCGTTCAACGCCGGCGATCCGGAGGCCATGCGTGGCTGGGCGATCCCCGCCGCCACTGACGCCGTGCTGGCGCTGACCGTGCTGGTGCTGCTTGGTCCGCGCGTGCCGTCTTCGCTCAAGGTTTTCCTGGTCGCGGTGGCGATCTTCGACGACCTGGGCGCGATTTTGGTTATCGCGCTGTTCTACACGGAGCAACTCTCCACACCGTCGCTGGTGATGGCGGGTTTTGGAATTACGGCCCTGGTGGCGCTCAATGTCTTCAAGGTCACTCGCACCGCAGCTTACGTCGTTGTCGGCGTGTTTCTCTGGGTCACGGTGCTCAAGTCCGGTGTGAATGCGACGCTCGCTGGGGTGGCCATTGGCCTGGCGATTCCCATGCGGGCCACGCAGGGAGGCCGCTCCTTCTCGCCGCTGCGGGACACGGAGCAGGCGCTCAATCCCTGGGTGGCGCTTGGCGTGGTGCCGGTATTCGCGTTCTTTAACTCGGGTATTGTGCTGTCGCTGGCGAGCGCAGCCACGCTGGGCTCTCCGACCTCGCTGGGGATAGCGCTCGGACTGTTCGCCGGCAAACCGCTCGGCATCCTGGGCTTCACCTGGCTCGCGGTCCGGCTTGGGGTGGCACGGCTTCCAGAGGCGGTGAGCTGGCGTCAGCTCGCCGGGGTCGCCCTGGTCGCCGGCATTGGCTTCACCATGAGCCTGTTCATCGCCGGCCTCGCCTTTCCCGATCCGGAGGCGTTTCGCAATGCCCGTCTCAGTGTGATTGCAGGCTCGCTGCTGTCGGCAGCCGTCGGCGTGGTGGTCCTGATGAAGACCACGCAACCACGGTTTAATCCCCCGGAGCACAGCTGA